In Arachis stenosperma cultivar V10309 chromosome 1, arast.V10309.gnm1.PFL2, whole genome shotgun sequence, one DNA window encodes the following:
- the LOC130979176 gene encoding peroxisome biogenesis protein 19-2-like produces the protein MVYSLTASLKSHLLSEESSSEDRTNDFGKDAMMEDWVKQFEDLVGSQDMESIVETMMRQLLSKEILHEPMKEIGERYPKWLEEHKSSLSKEDYDHYSHQYELIQNLNEVYENDSENFTKIVDLMHKMQECGQPPNDIVQELAPDFDLANLGQM, from the exons ATGGTGTACTCCCTCACAGCCTCTTTGAAGTCTCATTTG CTATCAGAGGAGTCTTCATCAGAAGATAGAACAAATGATTTTGGTAAGGATGCCATGATGGAAGATTGGGTCAAGCAGTTTGAGGACCTTGTTGGCTCTCAG GACATGGAATCTATTGTGGAGACCATGATGCGGCAACTTCTGTCCAAGGAGATTCTTCATGAACCAATGAAGGAAATAGGAGAAAGATATCCAAAGTGGTTGGAAGAGCATAAATCTAGCTTAAGCAAAGAAGACTATGATCATTATTCACATCAGTATGAACTAATACAGAATCTGAATGAAGTCTATGAAAATGATTCTGAAAACTTCACCAAGATTGTTGACCTCATGCATAAGATGCAAGAATGTGGACAACCACCGAATGATATTGTCCAAGAGCTTGCTCCCGATTTTGATCTAGCCAATCTTGGCCAGATGTAA